CAGGAAGTGACAGAGCGTGTCCAGACAGCAGTTGCAAGACTGACCACAGATGCAAAACGTCTGTTAGAGTTTGTGGGAGGAGACGTCACGGAGAGTTTTGATGATTTTGAAAAAATGGCAGATGATTATAATGAAGATGCAAACTATGTTGAAGAACTTGTAACGGATTTCAGCGCGGCATCCGAACAGCTTTTAGCTTCGGTCAGCGGAGTGGTTGCAAACATTCAGGAGGTAACGAAAGCTGCAAATGATGGTGCGGCAAGTACCGGAAGCATTGCAGAGCGTGTTACCAATGTTGATAGACAGGCAGAAGATATGCGTGAACTGATGAAACAGACGCAGGAGGCATCTTTGATGTTGAGGAAGGACACAAAGAAATTTACGGTTGCATAGACAGGATCAATCTATTGTAAAAAATATTTTGGATAAAGTAAAAATTAGGACTGCACCACCATTTACTAATTTTAAAAGTTCAAGTAAAATATAAGTAAAAAAAGCAAAATTATGCTTTGTAAGACAGGGAGACTTATATGTTACGGGAAAAGATCAAAAATTGGAAAATGGGACTGGCTGCAGTCCTTGTTTTTGTTCTGGTTTTGGGAATGATGGGGATGTCCGGCAGTGTGAAGGCGGCAGACCAGACGGACTCTAAAATGATTGATATCATGTTTGTGCATGATACACATTCCCATCTGAACAGTTTTTCAACGGTAGTGGACGAAAAACAGGAAATGATCGGCGGGTTCGCAAGGATCAAGACGCTGATCGATGAACAAAAGGAGAAAAATCCGGATACATTAGTAGTGGATGGTGGAGATTTTTCCATGGGAACGCTGGTGCAGACCGTTTTTGAGACACAGGCGGCAGAGATTCGGATGTTAGGGGCACTGGGCTGCGAGGCGACAACACTTGGCAACCATGAATTTGATTATCGTTCAAAGGGACTTGCTAAGATGCTTGAAACCGCGGCGGAAAGCGGAGATACCGTGCCGGAGCTTCTTGTCTGTAATATCAACTGGGATGCCATGGAACAGCAGGGACTCTCAGAAGGACAGCAGCAGATCCGTGATGCATTTACGGAATACGGTACGAAAGATTATGTGATGGTGCAAAAGGGCGATGTCCGGGTGGCGCTGCTTGGCGTATTCGGAAAAGATGCACTGGCATGTGCACCGACCTGTGAACTGCAGTTTACGGATCCGGTGGAAGCAGTAAAAAAGACTGTAGCTGAAATTAAGAAAAACGAAGATGCGGATATTATCATCTGTCTTTCCCATAGTGGAACTTCAGAAGATGAGTCAAAGTCAGAGGATGAAATTCTTGCAAAAAAAGTGCCGGATCTGGATGTGATCATCAGTGGACATACGCATACAAAACTGGAGGAGCCGATTGTACATGGGGATACCTATATCGTTTCCGCAGGGGAATATGGCAAGTACTTAGGTTCCTTATCGCTGGAACAAAAGGATGATGGGCGATGGGGCATGAAAGAATATCAACTTACTCCGATCGAGACAGATATTGCGGAAGATGCTGCAACACAGGAAGAAATCAATTCTTTTATGGCGACGGTGGATACCGATTATCTGGCACAGTTTGGGTTTACGAGAGAACAGGTACTTGCGGAAAATGATGTAGCATTTGACAGCCTGGAGGATCTCTACAACATCCATACCGAGCATAATCTGGGGGATCTCATCGCAGATGCCTATGCTTATGCGGTCACAAACAGTACGGATTATAATGGCACTCCCGTGGATGTGGCGATCGCGCCGAGTGGAACGATCCGTGATACCTATACAAAAGGAAACATTACGGTGGAGGATGTGTTTAATTCGTTTTCACTTGGAATCGGTGCGGACGGTGTGCCGGGGTATCCGCTGATCGAAGCATATCTGACAGGAAAAGAGTTAAAAACTGTGGCAGAAATCGACGCATCCGTGTCTGATCTGATGACATCTGCACGTTTGTATATGTACGGTTTGCAGTTTACTTACAACCCGCATCGTATGATCTTAAACCGTGTTACCGATGTGTATCTGCTGGATGCAGATGGCAATCGCAGGGAGTTAGAAGATGATAAAATGTATCGCGTGGTGGCAGATCTTTACAGTGGGCAGATGCTGTCTGCGGTGACGAAAACATCGTATGGACTGTTGTCTGTTGTGCCGAAAAAGGCAGATGGAACACCGATTGAAAATTTTGAAGATGTGATTTTGACAGATAATGGCGGGGAATTAAAGGCATGGACGGCGATCGCACATTATATGGAGTCGTTTCCGGATGAAAATGGAGATGGAATTGCGGATATTCCACAATATTATGCCGGATTGCATGAAAGAAAAGTGGTAGATGATTCGTCTGATCTCATAAAATTAATAAAAAATCCGAATAAATATGCCGTCATGATCGCAGGAATCGTATTGATCGCTATTTTACTGGTTGTTTTGCTGATACGGTTAGTGTTAAAATTAGTAAAATATCGAACAGGAAAAAGTTTATAGGTTATTGAAAGGCATGGTTATTAACATGAGTGCGCAGGACAGAACAGAAGAAATTTTAAGACAGATGCATATACTGCTTGCAGGCAGTGAGTCTTATGACGGTATTGGCAGTAAAATTATCCTTGATAAAAAAAGAATGTTAGAACTGCTTGCTGAGTTAAATAAGGCTATCTATGCCATGATGGATGAGTACGAACTGACGACACAGGGGAAAGACCGTGCCAGACGCGAGGCAGCGAAGATTGGGGAAGATATCTTAAAAGATGCCAGTGGAAAAGCAGAGGATGTGTATGCTGCGTCCGTTATGTATACAAATGAGGCATTGCGTCATGTGCAGGAGATCATGCAAAGGGCGACAGATGCCATGCAGGAGATTTATAAGGATGCCAATGAAAAGCTCCAGAAAGAAAAAGATATTGTAAGGCGTGATCAGTCAGATCTGAAAGGGCATCTGCAGAATCTTGCCGATACGGATAAATATTTAAATTTGATTGAGGATCGCAACCGTGAGATTGAGAAGGAAAGAGCGAAAGAAAAGGGTGAGATGGAGCCATCCCCTTATACTGCGGTCAAACCGGAGATCAGAATCAATCAGGAGTATTTTGAAAAAGCGGGAATTGTGTCGGAAAATGAACAGGTGGAAGAAATTCCGGAAGATACCCGGGAGGAAAGTACTCCGAAAGCGGAAGTAAATGTAAATGTCAATCTGGATGCTGAGTATTTTCACTGGAAAGAGGGCGAAGAACATTCCGGTGAAAAGAAGCCGGAAAAACATTCTTTTTTTTCAAGACATCATAAAGATTAAAAGGAGAACGTGATGTTAGAAAAGCAGGAGAAAAAAGAATCTCACAAAAAATGGGAAAATCTATATGTTTTTACGGGACGGAAAAGTGACCTGACAACGATGATTTCCATTGCAGTCATAAATCCGATGATCCTGTATGTTTTTATCGGGTATGTGGCAGGCAAAAAGATCAGCCTGTCAGCGTTGTTTCTTATTATTGACGGAGTATTGTTTTTACAATGGGGACTGCTGGTAAAAAGACGCAAAAGAAAGCTGGAGATGCCAATACAGGGAGAGGCAGAACGAATGGATGCCATCAGGAAAAAAATAGATGAACTGGATAATGACTGACAAACAGAGGGAGACAGCCTTAATGGCCGTCTCCCTGTTTATATCCTGTATTGGAAATGATCTGCTGACTGTTAGAAAGCACGGTTGCAGATGGTGTGTAATTGTTATCATCAAATAAGAACTGATGTAATTGTGTGACGTTAGAGGCAAGATCACATGGAATAACAACATCACCGATCTTATCGTATTTGTGTGTTGTTTTTTCATATGGAAAACCGGTTGTATCGCCAATGTTATAACTGAAAATTTTTGCAGCAAGGGCAAGCAGATCCGTGTTAGAAAAACTTGTCTGAATATCTCCGAAAGCTGCGTTGATCAGTTTGTTGAGTGTCAGAATATTGGATTTCTGGGCTTTTTGCATCATTGCAGTTAAAACGGTACGCTGACGTTCTGTTCTGCGGTAGTCATCACCGCCACCATAACGGATTCTTGCGTAGGCACATGCCTGTACACCATCTAAGGTGTAAGTTCCACCGGAAGCCGGTGGGGTGGAATTGTGGCCGGTCAGCTCATTTAACTCTCTCATATAACCGGTCATCAGGCTTGCCTCATCGTCTGTGATCGTGATATCCACACCGCCTAAAAGGTCGACACATTCGATGATCGCATTAAAATCGACAGTTACATAATCTGTGATTGCAAGGTCAAGATTTGTATTCAGCATGGAGAGTGCCTGTTCCGGGCCGCCTTTTGCGTATGCTGCATTACATTTCTGATAAGTACCGCTGCCAGTATCTAAATAAGAATCGCGGTAGACGGATACCAGATTGATCGTATGCTGTTTTGTATCAATGTTCGCTAACATGATGACATCGCTGTTTCCCTTGGAGAGACTGCCATTGGAACGATTGTCAAGTCCGAAGAGAGCGATCGTTTTGTAATGAGCCATCGATTCTTTTGTCTCATCGGAGAGGTCATCATTGATGGAGACATCGTTCATGTCTAACTTATTTTTTTCAATTTTAGATAATTTGGTTGTGATAAAAAGGGCAATGGCGAGGAGCAGAATGATCACAAACTCCAGAATAAGGAGCATGATCTTTTTCTGCTTCCTGCTTTTGCCTGCAGTGTGCACATTTTTTTTCATAAGAATCCTCCATTCCTGCGCTGTCTTTTTAATAAAAACAACGTTTTTATTTGCATATCAAGTTTGTGCGTAAGCACAAATCTTGCGTGTGAAAAATGTATTTTTTCACACTATCCTCCATTTTGTGTAAAACTCTTTGTATTTACAGGAAGGATGTGGAAAAGTCACGGACTTCCTGTCTATACCTGTGTGGGTACGAAAGATATCATAAGGCGGTTGTACTTTTAATGCAATAAAGTATTTCTTAAATTTGAGGTAAATTTCTTAAATTAAATTAAGAAATGTGGGAAATACTGCATATGCAGCAGCAATTTAAAGGAATATTAAGAAATCCGCTCTATAACAATTTAAACTTTCCTGTTAAAATAAATGTAAAATCTGGTGTAATACTTAAAGTAAGACACAAAAAGAAGCGGAGGTTCTTATGCAGACAATTTTAGTGTGTGATGATGATAAGGAAATCGTAGAGGCGATCGAGATATATTTACAGCAGGAAGGATACCATATTTTAAAGGCGTATGACGGTGAGGAAGCATTGGAAATCTTAAAAGAGAATGAGGTTCATCTTCTGATCATGGATGTGATGATGCCGCGCCTTGACGGAATCCGTGCAACTTTAAAGATACGTGAGGAAAGCAGTATCCCGATCATTATTTTATCCGCAAAAACGGAGGATGCAGATAAGATTTTAGGTCTTAATATAGGTGCAGATGATTATGTGGAGAAACCGTTTAATCCTCTCGAACTGGTAGCAAGGGTCAAATCGCAGTTAAGACGTTATACCCAGCTTGGAAATGCGGCAGAAAACAGCGCATCTGTGTATACAGTGGGAGGATTGTCGATCAATGATGACTTAAAAGAAGTTACGGTGGATGGCGAAGTTGTAAAACTCACACCGATCGAGTATAACATTCTTCTGCTTTTAGTCAAAAATCAGGGAAAGGTATTTTCTATTAACCAGATTTATGAGAGCATCTGGAATGAGGATGCGATCGGGGCAGATAATACGGTTGCAGTGCATATCCGGCATATTCGTGAAAAAATCGAGATCAACCCAAAGGAGCCGCGTTATTTAAAGGTTGTGTGGGGTGTTGGATATAAGATTGAAAAGAACTGATTCTGGGGAGATTCCGTGCGCTGGTATATAGAATAAGACCCTGCACGGAGATGGAGACTTCATATGGAAAAAAAATCATACACATATGGCAGTAAGTTAGCAGGCATGATCCTGCATCTGTTTTTTACGGTAATCCTCACGATCGCCGTATATCTTCTGGCATCGTTGATCAGTAAAAATATTCTGCAGGTAACGGATATCGGAACAGATGATTTTTTTAATTCCGGATACTATACAAAATGTATGGAGCAGAAATGCAGTGAACTGACCGATTACCTTCATCTGTTACAAAAAGGTGATAAGCGGAGTGCGGAGGACGATAAGCGTTATCTGCAGTATACAAATGAGTTTAAGCGTGAAGACACCAATTTCTGTTACTGGTATAAACAGAATGGGGTGTGGTATACCAACCAGCCGGATTCAGTGGAAGGTCAGGAGTTTGATACACAGACCGTTCTCATGGAGGCAAAGACCATGGGAGATTATCTGCTCTATGATATGGAGAAAAAGGAATTTGGCACCGATATCCGCGGCATGGAAAATTATTTTTTTGGCAGTTACAACAATCAGATGTATCTGCCGTTAGAAAATGTGGTGCTTGTGATCGGGGTGGATACGGATCTGACGGCAAAAGATGATCTGTATGATGCCGAGGTGGAATATGTAAGACTGCATCCGTGGATCAAAGTCAGTATCGTTGCGGCATTGGTCAGTCTGATGGGATGGGTGTTAAGTCTTGTATATCTGACACTTGCGACCGGACACAGGGATGGAGAAGAAGGAGTTCATCTTAATTTTATCGACCGGATAAAAACGGAGATCGTGACCGCCGTTTTTATTGCAGCAACCAGTGAACTTATCATGCTTTTGTCCCATGTAAATAATAAAACATGGAATGTATCAGGACTTCTTGTTGCATCGGGAACGGTCAGTCTCTTAATTGATGTTCTGTTTCTTATTTTTTACCTGAGTATGGTACGCCGGATGAAGGCGGAAGTGATGTGGGAAAACAGTCTTGCATGCTGGCTTGTAAGGGGAATGGATAAGTTCTTTGAGAAGAGGACGGTAACGGTACGTGTGCTTGTTGTCTTTGCAGTTCACATGATCGTCTGTTTTGTGCTTGCCATGGGAGCATTTTATTACCACCAGGTGATCTGTCTGGTGCTGCTTCTGATCTTCAGCGGAATGGAGGCATATGCGCTGCTTCGGTCTGCGGTTGAGCATTATCAGGTGTATGAGGGTGTGGAGAAAATTACAGAAGGTGTGTTAAGCAATAAGATTGACACAGAAGGGCTGCATGGAGAAGATAAAAAACTTGCAGAGGCGATCAACAATATCGGCAGCGGTCTTTTACATGCGGTGGATGACAGTACGAAAAACGAGCGTATGAAAGCAGATCTGATCACGAATGTTTCACATGATATTAAAACACCGTTAACCTCCATTATTAATTATGTTAACCTGATTAAACTTGAACAGATTGATAATGAGCGAGTGAATGGCTATATCAGGATCTTAGATGCCAAGTCACAGCGATTAAAGCAGCTTACCGAAGATCTGGTCGAGACATCACGTATTACGTCCGGAAATGTCAAACTGGATATGCAAAAGATAGATCTGGTGGAACTCATTTATCAGACCGCAGGTGAATTTAACGAAAAATTTGAGGCAAAAGAGCTGACGATCGTTACAAAACTTCCGAAAACGGAAGTAATGATCCGTGCGGACGGCAGACAGCTGTACCGTGTGATCGAAAACCTTTATAATAATGTTGCAAAATATGCATTGGAAAAAACCAGAGTTTATGTGGATGTGCATGTGCTTGAGGAAAAAGTGACATTTTCCATTAAAAATGTATCGGAGCGTTCACTTGCACTGGAAAACAGCAATGCGGGAGATCTGACAGAGCGTTTTATCCGTGGGGATGCTTCAAGGACAACGGAAGGAAGCGGACTTGGACTTTCCATTGCAAAAAGCCTGACACAGCTTATGGGAGGAATCTTTTTTATCGGCGTGGACGGGGATCTGTTCAAGGCATCGATCACGTTCCCGCTTTACAGAGAAACACAGCAGGAAAATGATATAGATGAATAAGATAGCTGCCGCCAGACAGCAATCTGTACTTTCAAATGCTTTCGGTTTAACGTGTAAAAGTACTTGATTTTTATTCATGCTGTCTATATAATTCAAGATAATAGAAAAATGGGCAAAAGAATGGAGGAAACCATGAAATTATACGATAGAGGTGTATATCTCGTAAATGGAAATGAACTGGTGCAGGATGGTGCAAATGCCATTGAAGAGGTCAGAAAAAAGACCGGTGCAGCAGTGACAAAAGATCAGGCAGCAGAAAATACGATTGCTTATGGCATCTTAAAAAATCATAATACATCCGGCAATATGGACAAACTTCAGATCAAGTTTGACAAACTGACATCCCATGATATCACATTTGTCGGAATTATCCAGACAGCAAGGGCATCAGGATTAGAGAAGTTTCCAATCCCATATGTACTGACCAACTGTCATAACAGTCTCTGTGCAGTCGGAGGAACGATCAACGAAGATGACCACATGTTTGGTTTAACCTGTGCAAAGAAATACGGCGGAGTTTATGTACCTCCTCATCAGGCAGTTATCCATCAGTTTGCACGTGAGATGCTTGCAGCAGGCGGTGCGATGATTCTTGGTTCTGATTCCCACACACGTTACGGAGCGCTTGGCACCATGGCAGTCGGGGAAGGTGGTCCGGAGCTTGTAAAACAGCTTTTAAATAAGACTTATGATATCGACATGCCGGGTGTGATCGGTGTTTATCTGACAGGAACACCGGCAAAAGGTGTCGGACCGCAGGATATTGCACTTGCTATTATCGGAGAAGTGTTTGACAAGGGGTATGTAAAGAATAAAGTCATGGAGTTCGTCGGACCTGGCGTTGCAAATTTAAGCGTCGATTTCAGAATCGGTGTGGATGTTATGACCACAGAGACAACCTGTCTTTCCTCCATCTGGCAGACAGATGACAAAGTAAAAGAATTTTATGCGATCCACGGCAGACCACAGGATTACAAAGAGTTAAATCCGGGCAGCGTGGCATATTATGACGGAATGATTGAGATCGATCTTTCAAAGATCAAACCAATGATCGCAATGCCGTTCCATCCAAGCAACACTTACACGATCGAAGAGTTAAATGCCAACCTGATGGATATCTTAGATGACTGTGAGAAACGTGCAGAGGTAAGTTTTGATGGTGCGGTCAAACTTGACTTAAAGAGCAAAGTAAGAGATGGAAAACTGTATGTAGACCAGGGTATCATAGCAGGCTGCGCAGGCGGTGGATTTGAAAATATCTGTGATGCCGCAGACATCTTAAAAGGCGCAAGCATCGGACCGGATGAGTTTACTTTAAGTGTATACCCGGCAAGTACACCGATCTACATGGAATTAGTAAAGAATGGTGCAGTTGCATCCCTGATGGAGACAGGTGCGATCGTTAAGACTGCATTCTGCGGACCGTGCTTTGGCGCTGGCGATACACCGGCAAACAATGCATTTTCCATCCGCCACTCTACAAGAAACTTCCCGAACCGTGAAGGTTCTAAGGTACAGAAAGGACAGGTTGCTTCCGTTGCTCTCATGGACGCCCGTTCCATTGCTGCAACAGCCGCAAATAAAGGATTTTTGACAGCTGCAACAGACGTTGATGTGAACTTCACCAAACCGAAGTATTTCTTTGATAAAAATATTTATGCAAACCGTGTCTTTGACAGCAAGGGTGTAGCCGATCCTTCCGTTGAGATCCAGTTTGGACCAAACATCAAAGACTGGCCGGCAATGAGTGCATTACCGGAAAATATAGTATTAAAGGTTGTATCCGAGATCCACGATCCGGTAACGACTACCGATGAGCTGATCCCATCCGGAGAGACATCTTCCTTCCGTTCTAACCCGCTTGGACTTGCAGAGTTTGCACTTTCCAGAAAAGATCCACAGTATGTTGGCCGTGCAAAAGAGATCCAGAAAGCGCAGAAAGCGTTAGAAGCCGGAAACTGTCCGTTAGAGGCAGTAGAAGAGTTAAAACCGGTTATGGATGTCATCGATAAAGTGTTCCCGGAAACAAAATTTGAGGATAACCATTCCAATGGTGAGATCGGTTTTGGAAGTACGATCTTTGCAGTAAAACCGGGCGATGGTTCTGCACGTGAGCAGGCTGCTTCCTGCCAGAAAGTACTTGGCGGCTGGGCAAACATTGCAAATGAGTATGCAACGAAACGTTACCGCTCGAACCTGATCAACTGGGGTATGCTTCCATTCATTATTCCGGAAGGCGGGCTGCCGTTTAAGAATCTTGATTATTTATATATTCCAAATATCCGTAAGGCGGTTGAGGACAAGCAGTCTGAGATTACGGCATATGTGATCAAAGATGGAAAAGCAGAAGAATTTAAACTTGGACTTGGTGCGATGACCGATGATGAGAGAGAAATCATCTTAAAGGGTTGTCTGATCAATTATTACAGAGGGTAAAACCGCAGACTGATATTTTGGGGCATCGGCGCATGAGCACCGGTGTCCCTTTTTGCAAAATCCAGTAATTAATAAAAATTTCAGCAAAATCTGATTGCGTTACCTGTCTGCGAAGGTTATAATGAAAATATTAGATAAGACGGAGGATGGCAATTTGGACGAACAGGAGAAGATAAAAAAAACATCTCAGGAAACAGAATGGGAATTAAAACCACAGTATGTCATCATCGCACTGGTCGTATTTGTGACTTTCTGCTGTTGCATACTGTTTTTCTTTATGATCTACCGTTACAATGGATTCACAGACTTCTGGAAGAAGCTGTCTTTGATCTTACAGCCGATCATTATCGGTGTAGTGATCGCATATCTGTTAAATCCAATCATGAAATTTTTAGAGGGACACCTGTTTAAGTTTTTAGAGCCGCGGATGAAAAGCAAACGTCAAGCGAAAAAGACGTCACGGGGAATTGCAATTACCGGATCGCTGGTATTTTTAGTGGGAATCTGTGTGCTTTTGGTGGCGGCGATTGTTCCATCTATTTCTGAGAGTATCCAGAGCATGATCACATCGTTTCCACAGGAAGCAAAGGATCTGACGAAATGGGTAGACGAGGTGACAAACGGTGATACGGAATTTGCGTCCATGATACAGCAGGGCGTGGACAAAATAACGGATACGGTTGAGACCTTTTTTGAAGATGATATTTTTTCAAAGGTACAGACCTATCTTACATCGATCACAAGCGGTGTCATCTATGGAGTCAAGTTTGTTTTAAATGTGATCATCGGTCTGATCATTTCAGTTTATGTGATGGCGGACCAGGAACATTTTGCCGGACAGGCGAAAAAGATCGTATATGCACTGTTTAAACCGGTGCGTGCTAATGTCATTGTTGATACTGTCCGTAAGAGCAATGAGATTTTCAGTGGATTTATCAGTGGTAAAATATTAGATTCGGCGATCATTGGTGTGCTCGCCTATATCGTGCTTGCAATCATGAAGATGCCGGATACGGTGTTAGTCGCCGTGATCATCGGTGTCACCAATGTTATACCGTTTTTCGGTCCGTTTATCGGTGCGGTGCCGTCCTTTATCATTATTGTGCTGCAGAATCCGATACAGGGATTATATTTCCTGATCTTTATCGTTGTTTTACAGCAGATCGACGGAAATATCATTGGACCGAAGATACTTGGAAGTTCTACCGGATTATCGGCATTCTGGGTTGTGTTTGCAATTCTGGTATTTGGCGGATTATGGGGATTCCCGGGAATGTTGCTCGGAGTGCCACTTATGGCAGTAATTTATTATATTGCACAGAAAACAGTGTCTTATTTATTGAAAAAACGCGGACTTACAGCAGATACATCGGCATATGTATATCTGACAAAAGTTGACAGGGAGAGCAACCAGCCGGTTTATGATAAGAATCCGACCAAAAAAGAGCTGAAAAAGCATCGCGAAAAGCATATAGAAGAGAGTAAAAAAGAAGAAAAAGATCAATGATAGAAAAGAGGGGGAGCAGACTGCAAACCCCCTTTTTTTGCGTGTATCATAGCATTTTTTCTTAGATTAATTTTTGACATCTATATGTGCGTATGATAAACTAAGAACAAAAGAAGCAGCAAAAGAATAGCGCGTTCAAAGGTGGCATAATTTTGGATAAATATGAATATAAATTAAAACTGGATCAGATGAAATCACTGACTGCCGAACATAATTATGAAAAGGCAGCAGAGATAGCTGATACGATCAACTGGAATAAAATAAAAAATGTAAATGCACTTGTAAAAGTTGGAGAAATTTATGAGAATACCGGTCGTTTGGAGGACAGCCGTGAAGTTTTGCTCATGGCATATGATAGATCACCGATTGGAAGGATGATCATTTTCCGTCTGGCAAAGGTTGCAATCAAAATGAAAAATTTTGATGAGGCGAAGGATTATTATCAGGAGTTTGTGGAGATCGCGCCGCATGATAATTTAAAATATGTGCTGAAATATGAGATCTGCAAAGCGCAGGGTGCAAATATAGAGACTCTGATCGGAATTTTAGAGGAGTTAAAAGAACAGGAATATACCGAAGAATGGGCATTTGAACTTGCATGTCTGTACCATAAAGCGGGTATGGCAGATAAGTGTGTGGAGGCATGTGATGAGCTGGTTCTGTGGTTTGGAGAAGGTCCATATGTGGAGCGTGCCTTAGAACTGAAGATGATCTATCAGCCATTAAATAAACAGCAGGAAGAAAAGTACCGGAGATTCTGTCAGAAACGTGAAGGTGTTGTTGAGGTCAGACCGGAGGAGGAACTTGATTCGGGGGAGATCGTTAATGAAACCGTGCAGATACCGGATGTGAAACTTTCACCGGAGCGGTTTAATACACAGAATCTGCAGGAAGAATTACAAAAAAGCATGCAGCAGATCATGCAGGCAACGGAAAAAGAAACCGTCACGGACAGTATGGATAATATCAAAAAACTCGTGGAGGAGATCCCTTATCTGCAGCTTCCGAAAGAAGAATATGATCAGTCCGGGGAAGATGAAAATAATCTGGCACATATAGAGTCGGATCACGAGATCGATGATTCATTAAAGATAAATTTTAAAGAGCTGCTTGCGGAAGAACATGACGGACAGCTTGGAATGTATATGCCGGAAAAAACGGCATTAGAGCATCAGATTACCGGTCAGATGAGTATTGAAGAAGTTCTTGCCGAGTGGGAAAAAACAAAATATGCTGCCGAAGTTGCATTAGAAGATGCAAAGCAGCGCAGACTTGAATCGGCAAAGGCACGCGCCCTGCAGGAAGCTGAAGAAATTATGGGACGCCTTGCTGATATTATTCCAAAACTTGATGCAGGCATTGCTCCGAAAGATATACTGCAGGATCAGTATATAGAAGGCAAGCCGCTGGAAAATGACAGGGCAGCAGCTATGGTTGCAAATATGAATCAGATCTTGCAGGAAGAGATCGAACGGATCTCGACTGAGACGGCAGACATTGATAAACAGCTTGCAAAGGCAGCCGGATCGGCAGCGACTGAAACCGCATCGCAGATAGCCGGATCGGTGGCGACGGAAACTGCACCGCAGATAGCCGGATCGGTGGCGGAAACCGCACTGCAGGCAGCTGCATCAGAGGAAGAAACGTCCGGGCAGGAAGAACCATCAGAACTGGAAGTGAATGAGGATGAGATCGCAGAAGAAGTATCAGAGATGATGCAGACCCCGGAGAATATGGAAATTCCTGAGGAGGATCAGCTACAGGAATCCTGGACAGAAGAGGAAAAGGAAGATTTTTCTCAAGCAGATCAGGAAGATGAAATGCCGGATGTAAGGGCACAAGAGCAGTCGGCAGATGATTATGATGTAATTACTGCCGATACGATCGACCTTGGAAAAGTGGTAACGGATCGGACATTAGCAGAGACAGTAGAACATACTGTTGACGCGGAAAGTGTTCTTCCACAGATCAGTGAGCCTGAAGATGAG
The Roseburia rectibacter DNA segment above includes these coding regions:
- a CDS encoding hydratase, translating into MKLYDRGVYLVNGNELVQDGANAIEEVRKKTGAAVTKDQAAENTIAYGILKNHNTSGNMDKLQIKFDKLTSHDITFVGIIQTARASGLEKFPIPYVLTNCHNSLCAVGGTINEDDHMFGLTCAKKYGGVYVPPHQAVIHQFAREMLAAGGAMILGSDSHTRYGALGTMAVGEGGPELVKQLLNKTYDIDMPGVIGVYLTGTPAKGVGPQDIALAIIGEVFDKGYVKNKVMEFVGPGVANLSVDFRIGVDVMTTETTCLSSIWQTDDKVKEFYAIHGRPQDYKELNPGSVAYYDGMIEIDLSKIKPMIAMPFHPSNTYTIEELNANLMDILDDCEKRAEVSFDGAVKLDLKSKVRDGKLYVDQGIIAGCAGGGFENICDAADILKGASIGPDEFTLSVYPASTPIYMELVKNGAVASLMETGAIVKTAFCGPCFGAGDTPANNAFSIRHSTRNFPNREGSKVQKGQVASVALMDARSIAATAANKGFLTAATDVDVNFTKPKYFFDKNIYANRVFDSKGVADPSVEIQFGPNIKDWPAMSALPENIVLKVVSEIHDPVTTTDELIPSGETSSFRSNPLGLAEFALSRKDPQYVGRAKEIQKAQKALEAGNCPLEAVEELKPVMDVIDKVFPETKFEDNHSNGEIGFGSTIFAVKPGDGSAREQAASCQKVLGGWANIANEYATKRYRSNLINWGMLPFIIPEGGLPFKNLDYLYIPNIRKAVEDKQSEITAYVIKDGKAEEFKLGLGAMTDDEREIILKGCLINYYRG
- a CDS encoding AI-2E family transporter, yielding MKILDKTEDGNLDEQEKIKKTSQETEWELKPQYVIIALVVFVTFCCCILFFFMIYRYNGFTDFWKKLSLILQPIIIGVVIAYLLNPIMKFLEGHLFKFLEPRMKSKRQAKKTSRGIAITGSLVFLVGICVLLVAAIVPSISESIQSMITSFPQEAKDLTKWVDEVTNGDTEFASMIQQGVDKITDTVETFFEDDIFSKVQTYLTSITSGVIYGVKFVLNVIIGLIISVYVMADQEHFAGQAKKIVYALFKPVRANVIVDTVRKSNEIFSGFISGKILDSAIIGVLAYIVLAIMKMPDTVLVAVIIGVTNVIPFFGPFIGAVPSFIIIVLQNPIQGLYFLIFIVVLQQIDGNIIGPKILGSSTGLSAFWVVFAILVFGGLWGFPGMLLGVPLMAVIYYIAQKTVSYLLKKRGLTADTSAYVYLTKVDRESNQPVYDKNPTKKELKKHREKHIEESKKEEKDQ
- a CDS encoding tetratricopeptide repeat protein, giving the protein MDKYEYKLKLDQMKSLTAEHNYEKAAEIADTINWNKIKNVNALVKVGEIYENTGRLEDSREVLLMAYDRSPIGRMIIFRLAKVAIKMKNFDEAKDYYQEFVEIAPHDNLKYVLKYEICKAQGANIETLIGILEELKEQEYTEEWAFELACLYHKAGMADKCVEACDELVLWFGEGPYVERALELKMIYQPLNKQQEEKYRRFCQKREGVVEVRPEEELDSGEIVNETVQIPDVKLSPERFNTQNLQEELQKSMQQIMQATEKETVTDSMDNIKKLVEEIPYLQLPKEEYDQSGEDENNLAHIESDHEIDDSLKINFKELLAEEHDGQLGMYMPEKTALEHQITGQMSIEEVLAEWEKTKYAAEVALEDAKQRRLESAKARALQEAEEIMGRLADIIPKLDAGIAPKDILQDQYIEGKPLENDRAAAMVANMNQILQEEIERISTETADIDKQLAKAAGSAATETASQIAGSVATETAPQIAGSVAETALQAAASEEETSGQEEPSELEVNEDEIAEEVSEMMQTPENMEIPEEDQLQESWTEEEKEDFSQADQEDEMPDVRAQEQSADDYDVITADTIDLGKVVTDRTLAETVEHTVDAESVLPQISEPEDEEDFEAVTSLSEELRGIFTYFVSIKGMEEQICQALTGAARHLKTGKDASTGNMVIQGGSGSGKTVLATAMVKALQKETGRPKGKVGKIEASALNKKDVASLLKKISGGCLIIEKAGDISKETAVRLSLLLKSDTSGLFVIMEDTHRGIEKALGRDEGFASRFSEKINIPIFTSDELVSFAKAYANELGYTIDEMGILALYNSISNIQKYDRATTLTEVKEIVDDAISKSEKGGLRKAFSIITSRRYDDEDYVILREKDFGI